In Hyperolius riggenbachi isolate aHypRig1 chromosome 10, aHypRig1.pri, whole genome shotgun sequence, a genomic segment contains:
- the LOC137535155 gene encoding histone H1A-like, producing the protein MVETAPAAAPPAAEPAAKKKQTKKAAAGGGAKKASKKPSGPAVSELILKAVSASKERSGVSLAALKKALAAGGYDVEKNNSRLKLAIKGLLTKGSLVHVKGTGASGSFKVSKKEAAGKEHKKPAAAKKKPAAAAKPKKPATARKPKAAKSPKKPKKAPSAAKKSPAKKAAKKPAAAAAKKPKAAAKAKKAAKSPAKKAAKPKKAVPKKK; encoded by the coding sequence ATGGTAGAGACCGCCCCAGCAGCCGCCCCTCCCGCAGCGGAGCCCGCCGCCAAGAAGAAGCAGACTAAGAAGGCGGCAGCCGGAGGAGGAGCCAAGAAAGCCAGCAAGAAGCCTTCCGGCCCCGCCGTGTCCGAGCTCATCCTCAAGGCCGTGTCCGCCTCCAAAGAGCGCAGCGGGGTCTCCCTGGCCGCCCTGAAGAAggctctggctgccggaggctacGATGTGGAGAAGAATAACAGCCGCCTCAAGCTGGCCATCAAGGGTTTGCTGACAAAGGGCAGCCTCGTCCATGTCAAAGGCACCGGCGCCTCCGGATCCTTCAAGGTCAGCAAGAAGGAGGCAGCCGGCAAAGAGCACAAGAAGCCGGCGGCGGCCAAGAAGAAGCCAGCGGCTGCCGCCAAGCCTAAGAAGCCGGCTACTGCCAGGAAGCCCAAAGCCGCCAAGTCCCCGAAGAAGCCTAAGAAAGCCCCCAGCGCCGCCAAGAAGAGCCCCGCTAAGAAGGCGGCCAAGAAACCGGCGGCAGCTGCTGCCAAGAAGCCCAAAGCTGCCGCTAAAGCCAAGAAAGCCGCCAAGAGCCCCGCTAAGAAGGCAGCAAAGCCCAAGAAGGCCGTTCCTAAGAAGAAATAA
- the LOC137537041 gene encoding histone H4-like yields MYKRRGGCSKQISSFFEQRGSIAIMSGRGKGGKGLGKGGAKRHRKVLRDNIQGITKPAIRRLARRGGVKRISGLIYEETRGVLKVFLENVIRDAVTYTEHAKRKTVTAMDVVYALKRQGRTLYGFGG; encoded by the coding sequence ATGTATAAAAGACGAGGAGGCTGCAGCAAACAGATCAGTTCGTTTTTCGAGCAAAGAGGAAGTATCGCGATCATGTCTGGCCGAGGAAAGGGCGGGAAGGGACTCGGGAAAGGCGGCGCCAAGCGGCACAGGAAGGTGCTCCGGGATAACATCCAGGGCATCACTAAGCCCGCCATCCGCCGCCTGGCCCGCAGAGGGGGTGTCAAGCGCATCTCCGGCCTCATCTATGAGGAGACCCGCGGAGTGCTGAAGGTTTTCCTGGAGAACGTCATCCGGGACGCCGTCACCTACACCGAGCACGCCAAGAGGAAGACGGTCACCGCCATGGATGTGGTGTACGCCCTCAAGCGCCAGGGGCGCACCCTCTACGGCTTCGGGGGCTAA
- the LOC137535161 gene encoding histone H3, giving the protein MARTKQTARKSTGGKAPRKQLATKAARKSAPATGGVKKPHRYRPGTVALREIRRYQKSTELLIRKLPFQRLVREIAQDFKTDLRFQSSAVMALQEASEAYLVGLFEDTNLCAIHAKRVTIMPKDIQLARRIRGERA; this is encoded by the coding sequence ATGGCCAGAACTAAGCAGACCGCCCGCAAGTCCACCGGAGGGAAAGCTCCCCGCAAGCAGCTGGCCACCAAAGCCGCCCGGAAGAGCGCCCCGGCCACCGGAGGAGTGAAAAAGCCTCACCGCTACCGGCCCGGTACAGTGGCTCTCCGAGAGATCCGCCGCTACCAGAAATCCACCGAGCTGCTGATCCGCAAGCTGCCCTTCCAGCGCCTGGTGCGGGAGATCGCCCAGGACTTCAAGACCGACCTGCGCTTCCAGAGCTCGGCCGTCATGGCTCTGCAGGAGGCCAGCGAGGCTTATCTGGTGGGGCTCTTCGAGGACACCAACCTGTGCGCCATCCACGCCAAGAGGGTCACCATCATGCCCAAGGACATCCAGCTGGCCCGCAGGATCCGCGGCGAGAGGGCATAA
- the LOC137535171 gene encoding histone H2B-like: MVEPAKSAPAPKKGSKKAVSKVQKKDGKKRRKTRKESYAIYVYKVLKQVHPDTGISSKAMSIMNSFVNDIFERIAGEASRLAHYNKRSTITSREIQTAVRLLLPGELAKHAVSEGTKAVTKYTSAK; encoded by the coding sequence ATGGTCGAACCAGCCAAGTCCGCTCCGGCGCCCAAGAAGGGCTCTAAGAAAGCGGTGAGTAAGGTGCAGAAGAAGGACGGCAAGAAGCGCAGgaagaccaggaaggagagttacGCCATCTACGTGtacaaggtgctgaagcaggtgcaCCCCGACACCGGCATCTCCTCCAAGGCCATGAGCATCATGAACTCCTTCGTCAATGACATCTTCGAGCGCATCGCCGGGGAAGCTTCCCGCCTGGCTCATTACAACAAGCGCTCCACCATCACCTCCCGGGAGATCCAGACCGCTGTCCGCCTGCTGCTGCCGGGAGAGCTGGCCAAGCACGCCGTGTCCGAGGGCACCAAGGCCGTCACCAAGTACACCAGCGCCAAGTAA
- the LOC137537042 gene encoding histone H2A type 2-B-like, with translation MSGRGKQGGKARAKAKTRSSRAGLQFPVGRVHRLLRKGNYAERVGAGAPVYLAAVLEYLTAEILELAGNAARDNKKIRIIPRHLQLAVRNDEELNKLLGGVTIAQGGVLPNIQAVLLPKKTESHKAAKSK, from the coding sequence ATGTCCGGAAGAGGCAAACAAGGCGGCAAGGCTCGTGCCAAGGCCAAGACTCGCTCCTCCCGGGCCGGCCTGCAGTTCCCAGTCGGCCGTGTACACCGTCTGCTGAGGAAGGGCAACTATGCGGAGCGGGTGGGGGCCGGAGCTCCGGTCTATCTGGCCGCAGTGCTGGAGTATCTGACCGCTGAGATCCTGGAGCTGGCTGGTAACGCCGCCCGGGACAACAAGAAGATCCGCATTATCCCCCGCCACCTGCAGCTGGCCGTGCGCAACGACGAGGAGCTCAACAAGCTGCTGGGTGGGGTGACCATCGCCCAGGGGGGCGTCCTGCCCAACATCCAGGccgtgctgctgcccaagaagaCCGAGAGCCACAAGGCCGCCAAGAGCAAGTAA
- the LOC137535164 gene encoding histone H2A type 2-B-like, whose product MSGRGKQGGKARAKAKTRSSRAGLQFPVGRVHRLLRKGNYAQRVGAGAPVYLAAVLEYLTAEILELAGNAARDNKKTRIIPRHLQLAVRNDEELNKLLGGVTIAQGGVLPNIQAVLLPKKTESHKAAKSK is encoded by the coding sequence ATGTCCGGAAGAGGCAAACAAGGCGGCAAGGCTCGTGCCAAGGCCAAGACTCGCTCCTCCCGGGCCGGCCTGCAGTTCCCAGTCGGCCGTGTTCACCGTCTGCTGAGGAAGGGCAACTATGCGCAGCGGGTGGGGGCCGGAGCTCCGGTCTATCTGGCCGCAGTGCTGGAGTATCTGACCGCTGAGATCCTGGAGCTGGCTGGCAACGCCGCCCGGGACAACAAGAAGACCCGCATCATCCCCCGCCACCTGCAGCTGGCCGTGCGCAACGACGAGGAGCTCAACAAGCTGCTGGGTGGGGTGACCATCGCTCAGGGGGGCGTCCTGCCCAACATCCAGGccgtgctgctgcccaagaagaCCGAGAGCCACAAGGCCGCCAAGAGCAAGTAA
- the LOC137535165 gene encoding histone H2B-like, producing the protein MPEPAKSAPAPKKGSKKAVSKVQKKDGKKRRKTRKESYAIYVYKVLKQVHPDTGISSKAMSIMNSFVNDIFERIAGEASRLAHYNKRHTITSREIQTAVRLLLPGELAKHAVSEGTKAVTKYTSAK; encoded by the coding sequence ATGCCTGAACCAGCCAAATCCGCCCCGGCGCCCAAGAAGGGCTCTAAGAAAGCGGTGAGTAAGGTGCAGAAGAAGGACGGCAAGAAGCGCAGgaagaccaggaaggagagttacGCCATCTACGTGtacaaggtgctgaagcaggtgcaCCCCGACACCGGCATCTCCTCCAAGGCCATGAGCATCATGAACTCCTTCGTCAATGACATCTTCGAGCGCATCGCCGGGGAAGCTTCCCGCCTGGCTCATTACAACAAGCGCCACACCATCACCTCCCGGGAGATCCAGACCGCCGTCCGCCTGTTGCTGCCGGGAGAGCTGGCCAAGCACGCCGTGTCCGAGGGCACCAAGGCCGTCACCAAGTACACCAGCGCCAAGTAA
- the LOC137535157 gene encoding histone H3-like has translation MARTKQTARKSTGGKAPRKQLATKAARKSTPATGGVKKPHRYRPGTVALREIRRYQKSTELLIRKLPFQRLVREIAQDFKTDLRFQSSAVMALQEASEAYLVGLFEDTNLCAIHAKRVTIMPKDIQLARRIRGERA, from the coding sequence ATGGCCAGAACCAAGCAGACCGCCCGCAAGTCCACCGGAGGGAAAGCTCCCCGCAAGCAGCTGGCCACCAAAGCCGCCCGGAAGAGCACCCCGGCTACCGGAGGAGTAAAGAAGCCTCACCGCTACCGGCCCGGTACAGTGGCTCTCCGAGAGATCCGCCGCTACCAGAAATCCACCGAGCTGCTGATCCGCAAGCTGCCCTTCCAGCGCCTGGTGCGGGAGATCGCCCAGGACTTCAAGACCGACCTGCGCTTCCAGAGCTCGGCCGTCATGGCTCTGCAGGAGGCCAGCGAGGCTTATCTGGTGGGGCTCTTCGAGGACACCAACCTGTGCGCCATCCACGCCAAGAGGGTCACCATCATGCCCAAAGACATCCAGCTGGCCCGCAGGATCCGCGGCGAGAGGGCATAA